One genomic segment of Fervidobacterium pennivorans includes these proteins:
- a CDS encoding MFS transporter, which produces MHFIISLLPYYVKQFGAGDFMIGLLSMVYPVGQIFAAPLIGRLSDKVGRKKALLLSVGGTFVSLLTLGFAKSLVVIFMARLIDGLTGGNITIAQSYISDFTGEKERSKNLGLIGAAFGLGFILGPAIGGFLSRWGFSVPALFAAGLSFINLINIVFLLPESKPVKESKRVPFTFEELKMLRNL; this is translated from the coding sequence TTGCACTTTATAATATCTCTTCTACCGTACTATGTGAAGCAGTTTGGTGCAGGCGACTTTATGATAGGCTTACTTTCCATGGTTTATCCAGTGGGCCAAATTTTTGCAGCTCCACTCATAGGTAGGCTATCTGACAAAGTAGGAAGAAAGAAAGCACTTTTACTTAGTGTTGGTGGAACCTTTGTTTCGTTACTGACATTAGGTTTTGCAAAATCTTTGGTGGTTATATTTATGGCTCGATTGATTGATGGATTGACAGGTGGGAACATAACGATTGCACAGTCTTATATCAGTGATTTTACAGGTGAGAAAGAGAGGTCAAAAAATCTTGGACTTATAGGTGCTGCTTTTGGGTTGGGATTCATACTTGGTCCTGCGATAGGAGGATTTTTGAGCAGGTGGGGATTTTCCGTTCCAGCACTTTTTGCTGCTGGTCTGTCATTTATTAATTTGATAAATATTGTTTTCCTTCTTCCAGAGTCAAAGCCTGTCAAAGAATCAAAGAGAGTTCCATTTACTTTTGAGGAATTGAAAATGTTGAGGAACCTCTAA
- a CDS encoding FGGY-family carbohydrate kinase, whose protein sequence is MSVLAIDCGTQSLRAIIFSEKGEVLAAEKVDFEPYYSRNIGWAEQSPEMYWESLAKATQQLKENFPNVFNSIEAVTLTTQRATVVVVDQDGNPLRDAFIWLDEREALGKPKLYFHEKLAFWLIKKLPTAYMAYRRSKANWMKQFEPEIWNNVHKYLLLSGYLTYKLVGEYVDSTASQVGYIPFDYKSKTWINNPLHYKWRLFGIEKDKLPRLVNPTEILGYITKAAAQFTGLKEGLPVIAAGADKQCETLGSGCLSPNVGSISLGTTATIQTTTPKYVEVIPFIPPYPSILPNAYNPEIGISRGFWLVTWFKKEFAHSEIREAEELNTFPEKILDKYLREIPDGSDGLIIQPTWTAGPERPFSRGAIIGFSDRHTRLHVYKAIIEGIVYALLEGKMKIEKKTGVRMEKIGLSGGGSKSDEVCQITTNILGVPTYKVQTNETASLGAAIAGYVGIGKYRTFEEAVQNMVRIEKIFYPDTDKNRLYMEYFGKVYTKMWKHMEKLYHELGKITVKTSSTQPEL, encoded by the coding sequence ATGAGCGTTCTTGCCATCGATTGTGGAACGCAAAGTTTAAGAGCTATAATTTTTTCAGAAAAAGGCGAAGTTTTAGCAGCTGAAAAAGTGGACTTTGAACCATACTATTCACGTAACATCGGCTGGGCTGAGCAATCTCCCGAAATGTATTGGGAAAGCTTAGCGAAAGCTACACAACAACTAAAAGAGAATTTTCCGAATGTATTTAATTCAATAGAGGCTGTGACACTAACTACGCAAAGAGCGACAGTAGTCGTTGTCGACCAAGACGGTAATCCTTTAAGAGATGCTTTCATTTGGCTTGACGAACGAGAAGCTCTAGGAAAACCAAAACTTTATTTTCATGAGAAATTAGCTTTTTGGCTTATCAAAAAACTCCCAACAGCTTACATGGCATACAGAAGAAGCAAGGCTAACTGGATGAAACAATTCGAACCTGAAATTTGGAATAACGTTCATAAGTATCTATTACTTTCGGGATACCTAACCTACAAACTCGTAGGTGAATACGTAGACTCAACCGCCTCACAAGTTGGGTACATTCCTTTTGACTACAAATCAAAAACGTGGATTAATAACCCTCTTCACTACAAATGGAGACTTTTCGGAATTGAAAAAGACAAACTACCCAGATTGGTCAACCCAACAGAAATTTTAGGTTATATCACAAAAGCTGCAGCACAATTCACAGGCTTGAAAGAAGGGTTACCCGTCATTGCCGCAGGTGCTGATAAGCAGTGTGAAACTCTTGGAAGCGGTTGTCTTTCACCAAATGTTGGAAGTATAAGCCTTGGGACAACAGCAACGATTCAAACAACTACACCAAAATATGTCGAAGTAATACCGTTTATTCCACCATACCCTTCGATACTTCCAAATGCCTATAACCCCGAAATCGGAATATCCAGGGGGTTTTGGTTGGTTACCTGGTTCAAAAAGGAATTTGCACACAGCGAAATTAGGGAAGCCGAGGAGCTTAATACGTTTCCGGAGAAAATACTTGACAAATACTTGCGTGAAATTCCTGATGGAAGTGACGGATTGATTATACAACCCACTTGGACAGCAGGACCCGAACGCCCTTTTTCAAGAGGAGCAATTATAGGATTTTCAGACAGGCATACTCGGTTGCATGTCTATAAAGCAATCATAGAAGGTATCGTCTACGCGTTACTTGAAGGAAAGATGAAAATTGAGAAAAAGACCGGGGTTCGAATGGAAAAAATAGGTCTTTCTGGTGGAGGCTCAAAAAGTGACGAAGTGTGTCAAATAACTACAAATATCCTAGGTGTTCCAACATACAAAGTACAGACGAACGAAACCGCCTCACTTGGTGCCGCTATAGCGGGATACGTTGGTATCGGAAAATACAGAACTTTTGAGGAAGCTGTTCAAAACATGGTTAGGATTGAAAAAATATTCTACCCAGACACTGATAAAAACAGGCTCTACATGGAATACTTTGGCAAGGTTTATACTAAAATGTGGAAACACATGGAAAAACTATATCATGAGCTTGGAAAAATAACTGTCAAAACATCTTCTACACAACCAGAACTTTGA